In the genome of Vespa crabro chromosome 17, iyVesCrab1.2, whole genome shotgun sequence, one region contains:
- the LOC124429961 gene encoding transcription elongation factor 1 homolog: MGRRKSKRKPPSKKKAIQPLDTQFNCPFCNHEKSCDVKMDKSRSTARITCRVCLEDFQTTINLLSEPLDVYNDWIDACESAN; this comes from the exons ATGGGACGCaggaagagtaaaagaaagccACCGAGTAAAAAGAAAGCTATACAACCGTTGGACACACAATTTAATTGTCCTTTTTGTAATCACGAGAAATCATGTGATGTTAAAAT gGATAAATCTCGAAGTACAGCAAGAATTACATGCAGAGTTTGCTTAGAAGATTTTCAAACGACAATAAATCTTTTATCCGAACCATTAGATGTATATAACGATTGGATCGATGCATGTGAAAGtgcaaattaa
- the LOC124430105 gene encoding F-box only protein 22-like, translated as MEQLRKRTHVGRSKEKNEDENTKDHKKIFKSWQKLTYDVLCIIFKYLNGLDLSNASQVCRSWLEVANSEKRTRGPSCIIKNKRKSRYMVFTWERLKQEIIECSTVKPSLTVFFTVGSEDPLSERCHCDNLPSNCDSISLNTYGVVINNTESEEDSHNIVSMFFPEVPNIKISTITFNVYDWKNLKETYCNQLKNEFETPFNNDCRKTSCLILLCDWSGRSIALSLLKSSKNWLPNKRASIWGGIAKNLSVCTSVNNARVCKNSANCVAIIINGIQMRICSILLDANCNTKERVEDKLRTFKDSVQLKKHSIGFMFACCVRGTNTFKERNVESTIFKGFFPRVPLVGCFGDGEFGKKLINETCRKKRIKWYNSESTAFMILTYN; from the exons ATGGAGCAATTACGTAAAAGAACTCATGTTggaagaagtaaagaaaaaaatgaggatGAAAATACTAAGGAtcataaaaagattttcaaatcATGGCAAAAGTTAACCTACGACGTAttgtgtattatttttaaatatttaaatggttTGGATTTGTCTAATGCGTCACAGGTTTGCag aTCTTGGTTGGAAGTGGCGAATagtgaaaaaagaacgagaggtCCGTCGtgcattataaaaaataaaagaaaatcgagatATATGGTTTTTACTTGGGAACGTTTAAAACAAGAAATTATAGAATGTTCAACAGTTAAACCTAGTTTAACTGTTTTTTTTACCGTTGGAAGTGAAGATCCACTTTCAGAAA GATGCCATTGTGATAATTTACCATCTAATTGTGACTCGATATCATTGAACACCTATGGcgttgtaataaataatacagaaTCCGAAGAAGACAGTCACAACATTGTATCCATGTTTTTTCCGGAAGTacctaatataaaaatttcaacgattaCTTTTAATGTGTACGATTGGAAGAACTTGAAAGAAACATATTGCAATCAgctaaaaaatgaatttgagACTCCCTTCAATAACGATTGTCGTAAAACCAGTTGTCTGATCTTATTGTGCGATTGGAGTGGTCGTTCTATAGCACTAAGTCTATTGAAATCATCCAAAAATtg gtTACCAAACAAAAGAGCTTCTATATGGGGTGGGATTGCTAAAAATTTATCAGTTTGTACTTCTGTAAATAATGCACGTGTATGCAAAAACAGTGCGAATTGCGTTGCCATTATAATAAATGGTATACAAATGCGAATATGTTCTATACTTTTGGATGCAAATTGTAATACTAAAGAAAGGGTTGAAGATAAATTAAGGACTTTTAAAGACAGTGTACAATTGAAAAAACATTCTATAGGATTCATGTTCGCTTGTTGTGTACGTGGTACGAATACATTTAAGGAACGCAATGTGGAATCAACTATATTTAAAGGATTTTTTCCAAGAGTGCCATTAGTTGGATGTTTTGGCGATGGAGAGTTTGGAAAAAAACTTATAAATG AAACGTGTAGAAAAAAACGTATTAAATGGTATAACTCTGAGTCTACAGCATTTATGATACTCAcatataattga
- the LOC124430106 gene encoding phosphatidylinositol N-acetylglucosaminyltransferase subunit P yields MEHTPAPYVPRAVYGYAMYIGSNLLFLLYLIWSIVPDNILKDYLGLSYYPSKYWAIAIPIWALTALATFAFIIYPAMNLLMTPDIDDIRTITDNYAQHGKETIPGGIPTVSDIPITEVCRQLYLSKETKLKYN; encoded by the coding sequence atggaGCATACGCCTGCACCATATGTTCCTAGAGCAGTTTATGGATATGCTATGTACATTGGATCTAACTtactttttctactttatctGATATGGTCCATAGTACCTGATAACATTTTAAAAGACTACTTAGGTTTATCTTATTATCCATCCAAATATTGGGCTATTGCAATTCCTATTTGGGCTTTAACAGCTCTCGCTACATTTGcatttatcatttatcctgctatgaatttattaatgacTCCTGATATCGATGATATTAGAACCATTACTGATAATTATGCGCAACATGGAAAAGAAACTATTCCTGGTGGTATACCTACTGTTTCTGATATACCAATAACAGAAGTTTGTagacaattatatttatctaaagAAACTAAActtaagtataattaa
- the LOC124430107 gene encoding EKC/KEOPS complex subunit LAGE3 isoform X1, which yields MNDYKVEFSIAFATTREADVVYQVLRVDKEPPRSGVIKKIEQKDNQLQISFSSTEVRKLRVGITSFFDSLTLVTETIQQFGPPESMYDYY from the exons ATGAATGATTATAAAGT AGAATTCTCGATAGCATTTGCAACGACAAGAGAAGCGGATGTTGTTTACCAAGTACTCAGAGTAGATAAGGAACCTCCAAGATCTggtgttattaaaaaaatagaacagaAAGATAATCAATTACAAAT ATCATTTTCCAGTACAGAAGTACGTAAACTTCGCGTTGGTATTACGTCTTTCTTTGACAGTTTAACCTTAGTTACAGAAACTATACAGCAATTTGGACCACCAGAATCTatgtacgattattattag
- the LOC124430107 gene encoding EKC/KEOPS complex subunit Lage3 isoform X2: MIIKSFATTREADVVYQVLRVDKEPPRSGVIKKIEQKDNQLQISFSSTEVRKLRVGITSFFDSLTLVTETIQQFGPPESMYDYY; the protein is encoded by the exons ATGATTATAAAGT CATTTGCAACGACAAGAGAAGCGGATGTTGTTTACCAAGTACTCAGAGTAGATAAGGAACCTCCAAGATCTggtgttattaaaaaaatagaacagaAAGATAATCAATTACAAAT ATCATTTTCCAGTACAGAAGTACGTAAACTTCGCGTTGGTATTACGTCTTTCTTTGACAGTTTAACCTTAGTTACAGAAACTATACAGCAATTTGGACCACCAGAATCTatgtacgattattattag